In Festucalex cinctus isolate MCC-2025b chromosome 5, RoL_Fcin_1.0, whole genome shotgun sequence, a single genomic region encodes these proteins:
- the anapc5 gene encoding anaphase-promoting complex subunit 5 isoform X1 encodes MASVHESLYFNPMMTNGVVHANVFGIKDWVTPYKISVLALLYEMTSSKITLPERRRLNKLILPLQQSSDLSLDQFLKTVAECCTYAANSVKIRLDGMADGELKDMEHFFSTLLTPLTAVDSEAYKTSVVGLFMRHMLLAYNKLSFSQVYKLYKSVQDYCHSLYSKPTEGKVHLVVACPINLDNMDLTSNEDTVGDRLDRDEGDNTRVATEIQPENTPSRGPLSQKQAEYFLAKQAYLLKNDENKALKPALLQEELNNMLKFNPDFAEAHYLNYLNSIRVQDIFLSAHSLLHYFDRLILSGNEGKSNGEEGYGRNLRYATLNLASLHCRFGHYQQAGLVLQEAIRIAQESNDHVCLQHCLSWLYTLEQMKGCDSTALTEDSVKMAVHFCLPYLASLGIQSLVQQGTTQGKTAHKLMDALKDTDILHWKHSLSELIEISLAQTTSIWRMYGKSTMAVQQAQLLLHMSSLEPVNYGVQQNNTEAFAVALCHLAELHADQGLYNAVSDILQHLKDQFPAHTQHAKLWMLCDLKIQFQMYMIEGKYNLADQLVTSISALNKTEGLYRKVQVLKVLNRTTEAYSVLQRLQLHCEKTKCTEMVIRVLLSTAELHWESSGFSTALPLLFQALALARQHHLQALASETLLHLTFTQLMLGVPEQALLVLHEAIEPVLAHGALVDKGRALLLAARCHMAVAGLWPNRRGQAADLDVAASAVDMLNEAAVYFSKLNCKERMRQVHYLQAQLYNSLGQTTQRNKSAMLFRVLDQELQSPALPLSMRL; translated from the exons ATGGCAAGTGTACATGAAAGTTTGTACTTCAACCCGATGATGACTAACGGGGTGGTCCATGCGAATGTTTTCGGGATTAAAGACTGGGTCACTCCATATAAAATCTCCGTTTTGGCGTTACTCTACGAGATGACATCGTCGAAGATCACTCTGCCAGAAAGAAGACGCCTGAACAAGCTCATCTTACCCCTGCAGCAG AGCTCGGACCTGTCTCTTGACCAGTTCCTCAAGACTGTGGCAGAGTGTTGTACATACGCTGCAAATTCCGTCAAAATAAG gcTTGATGGAATGGCCGACGGCGAGCTGAAAGACATGGAACATTTCTTCTCCACTCTGCTCACTCCGTTAACGGCTGTTGATTCGGAGGCGTATAAAACCAGTGTTGTGG GTCTTTTCATGAGGCACATGCTCCTAGCCTATAACAAGCTTTCCTTCAGTCAGGTGTACAAGTTGTACAAGTCTGTCCAGGACTACTGCCACAGCCTCTATTCCAAGCCCACGGAGGGCAAAGTGCATTTGGTGGTGGCATGTCCTATAAATTTGGATAATATGGATCTCACCAGCAACGAGGATACAGTTGGAGACAGACTCGACAGAGACGAAGGGGACAACACTCGCGTCGCGACTGAAATTCA GCCTGAAAACACTCCAAGTCGAGGTCCCCTGTCACAAAAACAAGCAGAGTACTTTCTTGCAAAACAA GCGTACCTTCTGAAGAACGATGAGAACAAAGCTCTGAAGCCAGCATTGCTGCAGGAGGAGCTCAACAACATGCTGAAGTTTAACCCCGACTTTGCCGAAGCG CACTACTTGAACTACCTGAACAGCATCAGAGTGCAGGACATCTTCCTCTCCGCCCACAGCCTCTTACATTATTTCGACCGCCTCATCCTGTCCGGAAATGAGGGAAAAAGCAATGGAGAAGAAGGCTACGGACGAAATCTTCGCTATGCCACTCTAAACTTGGCCAGCCTTCACTGTCGCTTTGGGCACTA CCAGCAGGCTGGTCTGGTTCTGCAGGAGGCCATCCGCATTGCCCAAGAGTCCAACGATCACGTCTGcttgcagcactgcctg AGTTGGCTCTATACACTGGAACAGATGAAGGGATGTGACAGCACCGCTTTAACGGAGGattctgtcaaaatggccgttCATTTCTGCCTGCCG TACCTGGCATCGCTCGGCATCCAGTCTTTGGTCCAGCAAGGGACAACGCAGGGTAAAACGGCGCACAAGCTGATGGATGCGCTCAAGGACACGGACATCCTGCACTGGAAGCACAGCCTGTCGGAGCTGATCGAGATCAGTTTGGCTCAGACTACATCCATATGGAGGATGTACGGCAAAAG CACCATGGCTGTGCAGCAGGCCCAACTGCTTCTGCACATGAGCAGCTTGGAGCCGGTCAATTATGGCGTCCAGCAGAACAACACGGAGGCCTTCGCCGTGGCTCTCTGCCATCTGGCTGAATTGCATGCTGACCAG GGCCTGTACAACGCCGTCTCAGACATCCTCCAGCATCTGAAAGATCAGTTTCCTGCTCACACGCAGCACGCCAAG CTGTGGATGCTTTGTGATCTGAAAATCCAGTTTCAGATGTACATGATTGAGGGAAAATACAATTTGGCAGATCAGCTGGTCACTTCTATTTCTGCTTTAAACAAAACAGAGGGTCTCTACAG GAAAGTCCAAGTTTTAAAAGTTCTCAATCGGACCACAGAGGCTTACAGCGTCTTGCAGCGACTGCAGCTGCACTGCGAGAAGACCAAATGCACAGAAATGGTCATCAG AGTTCTGCTTTCCACCGCCGAGCTCCACTGGGAGTCATCTGGCTTCTCCACAGCGCTTCCGCTCCTCTTCCAAGCTTTGGCCCTGGCCCGACAGCACCACCTACAGGCGCTGGCCTCCGAGACCCTCCTTCACCTGACCTTTACGCAG TTGATGCTGGGCGTACCCGAGCAGGCTCTTCTTGTCCTGCACGAAGCCATCGAGCCTGTCCTGGCCCACGGAGCGCTGGTGGACAAAGGGCGCGCCCTGCTGCTGGCAGCCCGCTGTCACATGGCTGTTGCCGGATTGTGGCCAAATCGACGAGGACAAGCAG CAGATTTGGACGTCGCGGCGTCGGCGGTGGACATGCTGAACGA
- the anapc5 gene encoding anaphase-promoting complex subunit 5 isoform X2 encodes MASVHESLYFNPMMTNGVVHANVFGIKDWVTPYKISVLALLYEMTSSKITLPERRRLNKLILPLQQSSDLSLDQFLKTVAECCTYAANSVKIRLDGMADGELKDMEHFFSTLLTPLTAVDSEAYKTSVVGLFMRHMLLAYNKLSFSQVYKLYKSVQDYCHSLYSKPTEGKVHLVVACPINLDNMDLTSNEDTVGDRLDRDEGDNTRVATEIQPENTPSRGPLSQKQAEYFLAKQAYLLKNDENKALKPALLQEELNNMLKFNPDFAEAHYLNYLNSIRVQDIFLSAHSLLHYFDRLILSGNEGKSNGEEGYGRNLRYATLNLASLHCRFGHYQQAGLVLQEAIRIAQESNDHVCLQHCLSWLYTLEQMKGCDSTALTEDSVKMAVHFCLPYLASLGIQSLVQQGTTQGKTAHKLMDALKDTDILHWKHSLSELIEISLAQTTSIWRMYGKSTMAVQQAQLLLHMSSLEPVNYGVQQNNTEAFAVALCHLAELHADQGLYNAVSDILQHLKDQFPAHTQHAKLWMLCDLKIQFQMYMIEGKYNLADQLVTSISALNKTEGLYRKVQVLKVLNRTTEAYSVLQRLQLHCEKTKCTEMVIRVLLSTAELHWESSGFSTALPLLFQALALARQHHLQALASETLLHLTFTQLMLGVPEQALLVLHEAIEPVLAHGALVDKGRALLLAARCHMAVAGLWPNRRGQADLDVAASAVDMLNEAAVYFSKLNCKERMRQVHYLQAQLYNSLGQTTQRNKSAMLFRVLDQELQSPALPLSMRL; translated from the exons ATGGCAAGTGTACATGAAAGTTTGTACTTCAACCCGATGATGACTAACGGGGTGGTCCATGCGAATGTTTTCGGGATTAAAGACTGGGTCACTCCATATAAAATCTCCGTTTTGGCGTTACTCTACGAGATGACATCGTCGAAGATCACTCTGCCAGAAAGAAGACGCCTGAACAAGCTCATCTTACCCCTGCAGCAG AGCTCGGACCTGTCTCTTGACCAGTTCCTCAAGACTGTGGCAGAGTGTTGTACATACGCTGCAAATTCCGTCAAAATAAG gcTTGATGGAATGGCCGACGGCGAGCTGAAAGACATGGAACATTTCTTCTCCACTCTGCTCACTCCGTTAACGGCTGTTGATTCGGAGGCGTATAAAACCAGTGTTGTGG GTCTTTTCATGAGGCACATGCTCCTAGCCTATAACAAGCTTTCCTTCAGTCAGGTGTACAAGTTGTACAAGTCTGTCCAGGACTACTGCCACAGCCTCTATTCCAAGCCCACGGAGGGCAAAGTGCATTTGGTGGTGGCATGTCCTATAAATTTGGATAATATGGATCTCACCAGCAACGAGGATACAGTTGGAGACAGACTCGACAGAGACGAAGGGGACAACACTCGCGTCGCGACTGAAATTCA GCCTGAAAACACTCCAAGTCGAGGTCCCCTGTCACAAAAACAAGCAGAGTACTTTCTTGCAAAACAA GCGTACCTTCTGAAGAACGATGAGAACAAAGCTCTGAAGCCAGCATTGCTGCAGGAGGAGCTCAACAACATGCTGAAGTTTAACCCCGACTTTGCCGAAGCG CACTACTTGAACTACCTGAACAGCATCAGAGTGCAGGACATCTTCCTCTCCGCCCACAGCCTCTTACATTATTTCGACCGCCTCATCCTGTCCGGAAATGAGGGAAAAAGCAATGGAGAAGAAGGCTACGGACGAAATCTTCGCTATGCCACTCTAAACTTGGCCAGCCTTCACTGTCGCTTTGGGCACTA CCAGCAGGCTGGTCTGGTTCTGCAGGAGGCCATCCGCATTGCCCAAGAGTCCAACGATCACGTCTGcttgcagcactgcctg AGTTGGCTCTATACACTGGAACAGATGAAGGGATGTGACAGCACCGCTTTAACGGAGGattctgtcaaaatggccgttCATTTCTGCCTGCCG TACCTGGCATCGCTCGGCATCCAGTCTTTGGTCCAGCAAGGGACAACGCAGGGTAAAACGGCGCACAAGCTGATGGATGCGCTCAAGGACACGGACATCCTGCACTGGAAGCACAGCCTGTCGGAGCTGATCGAGATCAGTTTGGCTCAGACTACATCCATATGGAGGATGTACGGCAAAAG CACCATGGCTGTGCAGCAGGCCCAACTGCTTCTGCACATGAGCAGCTTGGAGCCGGTCAATTATGGCGTCCAGCAGAACAACACGGAGGCCTTCGCCGTGGCTCTCTGCCATCTGGCTGAATTGCATGCTGACCAG GGCCTGTACAACGCCGTCTCAGACATCCTCCAGCATCTGAAAGATCAGTTTCCTGCTCACACGCAGCACGCCAAG CTGTGGATGCTTTGTGATCTGAAAATCCAGTTTCAGATGTACATGATTGAGGGAAAATACAATTTGGCAGATCAGCTGGTCACTTCTATTTCTGCTTTAAACAAAACAGAGGGTCTCTACAG GAAAGTCCAAGTTTTAAAAGTTCTCAATCGGACCACAGAGGCTTACAGCGTCTTGCAGCGACTGCAGCTGCACTGCGAGAAGACCAAATGCACAGAAATGGTCATCAG AGTTCTGCTTTCCACCGCCGAGCTCCACTGGGAGTCATCTGGCTTCTCCACAGCGCTTCCGCTCCTCTTCCAAGCTTTGGCCCTGGCCCGACAGCACCACCTACAGGCGCTGGCCTCCGAGACCCTCCTTCACCTGACCTTTACGCAG TTGATGCTGGGCGTACCCGAGCAGGCTCTTCTTGTCCTGCACGAAGCCATCGAGCCTGTCCTGGCCCACGGAGCGCTGGTGGACAAAGGGCGCGCCCTGCTGCTGGCAGCCCGCTGTCACATGGCTGTTGCCGGATTGTGGCCAAATCGACGAGGACAAGCAG ATTTGGACGTCGCGGCGTCGGCGGTGGACATGCTGAACGA